A genomic stretch from Thermonema lapsum includes:
- a CDS encoding DNA gyrase/topoisomerase IV subunit A translates to MKHHRKKANMNVEKEVMPVSGLYENWFLDYASYVILERAVPALEDGLKPVQRRILHAMKQMDDGRYHKVANIVGQAMQYHPHGDASIYEALVNLGQKGLLIDTQGNWGDIRTGDSAAAARYIEARLTPFAKEVLFNAELTEWQLSYDGRKKEPVVLPVKFPLILFLGVEGIAVGLSTNILPHNFCELIEASIEVLKGKKPMIYPDFPTGGLMDVSQYKGDGKGDRIRLRAEIEIVDKKTLAIRSVPYGVTTERLIDSILKANDKGKIKIKQIIDNTAEEVEILVKLHGDVSPEVTIDALYAFTDCEKTLYPNYWVLHEGKPVNLSVSDILQISTARTKELLRRELELAKQHLQEKILFASLERIFIENRIYRKIENAETWEEVIDIIRKGLKPYAKEFYREITDEDIVQLTEIKIKRISKYDLDKANEQLRAYGKELEEVENNLANLTRYAINYFKNLLKTYGKGQERKTQITVFGEIKATEVVANNQKLYVNRKEGFVGYGLKKDEYVCDCSDIDDIIVFLQDGTCVVKKIEEKDFVGQNILHVAVFRKGDKRMVYNMVYRDGKTGAAYVKRFQVLSVIRDRKYNLTQGTPGSEVLYLSANPNGEAEKIRVQLTQSCRAKNKIFEFDFAELAIKGRDSKGNLLTKYPVKKITKISEGVSTLDDPKYWYDPLTGEVNMDGRGQYLGQLPQDARLIAVYQEGTYEVRGIEEDKRRYDERSLRAIAPLDDDTIVTVIYYHAKRKEYLIKRFAIETSTLDRRISFLPDGEGHELVFVSLSPSVSADVTYKGKDKQSKTFLFELDEIAEVKSYRAVGDPFPVQDILEVKEVKQEASDEEE, encoded by the coding sequence ATGAAACATCATCGAAAAAAAGCCAATATGAACGTAGAAAAAGAGGTGATGCCCGTATCGGGGCTATATGAGAACTGGTTCTTGGATTACGCATCTTATGTGATTTTGGAGCGTGCCGTGCCGGCGCTCGAGGATGGCTTGAAGCCTGTGCAGCGGCGTATTTTGCATGCCATGAAGCAAATGGACGATGGACGTTACCACAAGGTAGCCAATATCGTGGGGCAAGCTATGCAGTACCACCCACACGGCGACGCTTCTATTTACGAAGCTTTGGTGAACTTGGGACAAAAAGGGCTACTGATAGACACCCAAGGCAACTGGGGCGATATACGCACCGGCGACAGCGCAGCGGCTGCCCGCTACATAGAAGCACGCCTAACCCCTTTTGCCAAAGAAGTGCTTTTCAATGCCGAGCTGACCGAGTGGCAGCTCTCCTACGACGGGCGTAAAAAAGAACCGGTAGTGCTGCCCGTCAAATTTCCGCTTATTCTCTTTTTGGGTGTAGAAGGCATTGCCGTGGGGCTTTCTACCAACATACTGCCGCACAACTTTTGCGAGCTGATAGAAGCTTCCATAGAGGTGCTCAAAGGCAAAAAACCGATGATTTACCCCGACTTCCCCACCGGCGGCTTGATGGACGTTTCTCAGTACAAAGGCGATGGGAAAGGCGACCGTATCCGCTTGCGCGCCGAAATAGAAATTGTGGACAAAAAAACACTGGCTATCCGCAGCGTGCCCTACGGCGTTACGACCGAGCGCTTGATAGATTCTATTTTGAAAGCCAACGACAAGGGAAAAATCAAAATAAAGCAAATTATAGACAATACCGCCGAAGAGGTGGAAATCCTTGTGAAGCTTCATGGAGACGTGTCGCCAGAGGTAACCATAGATGCTCTTTATGCCTTCACCGATTGTGAAAAGACGCTCTATCCCAATTACTGGGTATTGCACGAGGGCAAGCCGGTGAACCTGAGTGTTTCCGATATCTTGCAAATCTCTACGGCACGTACCAAAGAGCTGTTGCGCCGCGAGTTGGAGCTGGCAAAGCAACACCTGCAAGAGAAGATTCTTTTTGCTTCGCTCGAGCGCATTTTTATCGAAAACCGCATTTACCGTAAAATAGAAAACGCCGAAACCTGGGAGGAGGTGATTGATATCATTCGCAAGGGCTTGAAGCCCTATGCCAAGGAGTTCTATCGTGAAATCACCGATGAAGACATTGTGCAGTTGACTGAAATCAAAATCAAGCGTATTTCAAAATACGACCTTGACAAAGCCAATGAGCAGCTGCGTGCCTACGGCAAAGAACTTGAAGAAGTAGAAAACAATCTCGCTAACTTGACCCGTTATGCCATCAACTACTTCAAAAATCTGCTGAAGACCTATGGCAAAGGGCAGGAAAGAAAAACGCAAATTACCGTTTTCGGCGAGATAAAAGCCACCGAAGTGGTCGCCAACAACCAAAAGCTGTATGTAAACCGCAAAGAAGGCTTTGTTGGCTATGGCTTGAAAAAAGACGAATACGTTTGCGATTGCTCCGATATCGATGACATCATTGTCTTTTTGCAGGATGGCACCTGTGTAGTTAAAAAAATTGAAGAGAAGGACTTTGTAGGTCAAAACATCCTGCATGTGGCGGTCTTTCGCAAAGGCGACAAGCGGATGGTCTATAACATGGTATATCGCGACGGAAAGACAGGCGCCGCCTATGTGAAACGCTTTCAGGTGCTTTCGGTAATTCGCGACCGCAAGTATAACCTCACACAAGGCACACCCGGCTCGGAGGTGTTGTATTTGAGCGCCAACCCCAACGGAGAAGCCGAAAAAATAAGAGTGCAGCTTACACAAAGCTGCCGTGCTAAAAATAAAATCTTTGAATTCGATTTTGCTGAACTTGCCATCAAAGGCAGAGACAGCAAGGGCAATCTATTGACCAAGTATCCTGTGAAAAAAATCACCAAGATATCGGAAGGCGTTTCTACACTTGATGACCCCAAGTATTGGTATGACCCTTTGACCGGCGAAGTAAATATGGACGGGCGGGGGCAATATCTGGGACAATTGCCGCAAGATGCCCGTCTCATTGCTGTGTATCAAGAGGGCACCTATGAAGTGCGTGGCATAGAAGAAGACAAGCGCCGTTATGACGAGCGCAGTTTGCGGGCTATCGCGCCACTTGACGATGACACCATAGTGACAGTCATTTATTATCATGCCAAGCGCAAAGAGTATCTTATCAAGCGCTTTGCCATAGAAACTTCTACGCTTGACCGCCGTATTTCTTTCTTACCTGACGGTGAAGGACATGAGCTGGTTTTTGTCAGCTTGTCGCCTTCGGTGTCGGCAGATGTTACTTACAAAGGGAAAGATAAGCAATCCAAAACCTTCCTTTTCGAGCTGGACGAAATAGCAGAAGTGAAAAGCTATCGTGCGGTAGGGGACCCATTCCCTGTGCAGGATATTCTTGAGGTGAAGGAAGTAAAGCAAGAAGCAAGCGACGAAGAGGAATAA
- a CDS encoding T9SS type B sorting domain-containing protein: protein MKRILLVWLTVLLSATVYAQTTRYVDANGGADAGDCASAGSPCKTITYAVQRAQAGDIVQVAAGTYNTALGESATLTLNKRLTLKGAQADVSPNMPTSDRTLICSETTTLPESILDGVGLVVTAAGVVINGFEILNANIQISASDVTVQYCMITPASTQRAIERTGSGQLTHWLIEENRIGHKNGLTMDAEGFFVQQIDDLRMRRNYVWKADGAFRLINVTNALLEENVVNNGAQWRSNSPPGCSSFSYRGQPKPSVDSDASFFALSIEGACSNLRIERNEFDGVVTDSQAEEGLVRIHASELAGSCVFMNNFFVSSGGLPVIRIPNAYSSYTHNFIVFRENFINGTTPLVDVGTGTPSGSIDANANNWALKKMGDPSTKSANVSGSPNARNAFKTVTYFFLSDGRVSNDQDSLAYGFQSKRQIGYSSSSNTLQEAIDATPADPAERWTLVLSYSEYPGGIFDKAEPSVINRPMILYGFVSGYGTVTLTSSTLSAPLLEVSSDSVTIRRLFLRLTNVATKGISIKGSNQVLLDSIQFQVNNGVADFTHLIIDSDDASASLEQNSVMVTNCNFNATATPNVGQGVAIYNANKGVSGQPLPVYQSIRIENNTFSGNLKYYVFMDGAAGKEVDTDIDIRTNSFNGKLPSAMLDAEKYTLTEKIIDGIDVYNTGYCYFENNTAYVTTNSFYTPYTNTPDLSRAIARLQDGGVVKFLPGNYPHVIVVDKGVTLQPDGNGDFTAAGIDINAPGKELILKGKLTINQSLTLTAGYVRSNYDFVMLRATVVNGGDNGSYVRAKKVWWDLSNGSGLTTVNFPIGEAGQNEYRGLILRNIDGDALLYAETQTIPLPSNAVFGSSVSGTIGTRSWKLVTDLGSITTNGEVEIFFGNGDGVNASNHLYLAAAQAPGFLGTYEALLPATTNTYPIGSVKGAHRTIGSGDAYFILVYSCPAEGPPPTVTTSSQFYDADNQVVYVCSGSSVVLEASINDPTFTYTWQQSNDAIGWTNIPGAEASTYTASQPGYYRYVAQSLCFTVASPPIQLVVPSEPSVVVLDAAGQAVTAPIELFLGNTVNLQLQIRGGNGLEKVLWEPSEGIDNPTGKNVVLTAVRPGSTTYTVTVRYGEGCAVSTTFEVVAIEDYFLPNAFSPNGDGVNDTFKFFGFGVSTLNFRVFNRFGQLVYETNRVEDLMNIGWDGKSLDGQELPGGIYIWELNAKKINGDPITLNGKTTGTLMILR, encoded by the coding sequence ATGAAAAGAATATTGTTAGTTTGGCTGACAGTACTACTTTCTGCTACTGTTTATGCTCAAACCACTCGCTATGTAGATGCCAACGGAGGAGCTGATGCTGGTGATTGTGCTTCAGCTGGCAGCCCTTGTAAGACCATCACCTACGCGGTACAAAGGGCGCAAGCCGGCGATATTGTACAAGTGGCAGCAGGCACCTACAATACTGCACTTGGAGAAAGCGCTACTCTTACGCTAAACAAGCGCCTTACCTTAAAAGGTGCGCAGGCAGATGTGTCGCCCAATATGCCTACTTCGGACAGAACGCTGATCTGTTCTGAAACGACTACTCTACCTGAATCGATTTTGGATGGCGTTGGTTTAGTTGTAACGGCTGCCGGAGTAGTTATCAATGGCTTTGAAATATTGAATGCCAATATACAAATATCCGCTTCTGATGTTACGGTGCAATACTGCATGATTACTCCAGCGAGCACTCAAAGGGCAATAGAACGTACAGGCTCTGGGCAGCTTACCCATTGGCTAATAGAGGAAAATCGTATCGGACATAAAAATGGGCTGACAATGGATGCGGAGGGCTTTTTTGTGCAGCAGATTGATGACCTTCGCATGCGTAGAAACTATGTATGGAAAGCCGACGGCGCTTTTCGACTGATAAACGTAACTAATGCATTGCTTGAAGAAAATGTGGTGAACAATGGAGCTCAATGGCGCAGTAATTCCCCTCCCGGCTGTTCTTCCTTTAGCTATAGAGGGCAGCCCAAGCCTTCGGTCGACTCTGATGCTTCCTTTTTTGCTTTGAGCATAGAAGGGGCATGCAGCAACCTACGTATTGAACGCAATGAGTTCGACGGAGTAGTCACTGACTCGCAAGCAGAAGAAGGGCTGGTACGTATCCATGCTTCTGAGTTGGCAGGAAGCTGTGTCTTTATGAATAATTTTTTTGTGAGCTCTGGCGGCTTGCCCGTTATTCGAATCCCCAATGCCTATAGCAGTTATACACACAATTTCATTGTTTTCAGAGAAAATTTTATTAACGGCACTACCCCTTTGGTGGACGTAGGTACAGGAACCCCCAGCGGCAGTATTGATGCCAATGCTAATAACTGGGCGCTGAAGAAAATGGGAGACCCCAGTACGAAGAGTGCTAATGTTAGCGGAAGCCCCAATGCCCGCAATGCATTTAAAACGGTTACCTACTTTTTTCTGTCTGATGGGAGGGTAAGTAACGACCAAGACTCGCTGGCATATGGCTTCCAAAGTAAGCGTCAAATTGGCTACTCCTCCTCCTCCAATACCTTGCAAGAAGCCATCGATGCCACACCTGCGGACCCAGCAGAGCGTTGGACCTTGGTTTTGTCTTACTCAGAATACCCAGGTGGAATTTTTGATAAAGCTGAGCCATCAGTAATAAACCGCCCTATGATTTTGTATGGTTTTGTGTCGGGGTATGGCACGGTTACACTTACAAGTTCTACGCTCAGTGCTCCCCTTCTGGAGGTAAGCAGCGATTCGGTTACTATAAGACGTCTTTTCTTACGACTTACCAACGTTGCTACTAAAGGCATTAGCATAAAGGGCAGCAATCAAGTGCTGCTTGACAGCATACAGTTTCAAGTTAACAACGGAGTTGCTGATTTTACCCATCTTATCATAGATTCGGACGACGCTTCGGCTTCGCTAGAGCAGAACAGTGTGATGGTAACCAACTGCAACTTCAATGCCACCGCCACGCCCAATGTAGGGCAGGGAGTGGCTATTTACAATGCCAACAAGGGAGTGAGTGGGCAACCTCTGCCAGTTTATCAAAGCATACGCATTGAAAATAACACCTTTTCCGGCAATTTGAAATACTATGTTTTTATGGACGGCGCAGCTGGCAAAGAGGTAGATACGGATATAGACATAAGAACCAATTCCTTTAACGGCAAATTGCCCTCTGCAATGTTGGATGCGGAAAAATACACACTAACCGAAAAAATTATCGACGGTATAGACGTGTACAATACCGGTTATTGCTATTTTGAAAATAATACTGCCTATGTTACAACCAACAGCTTTTACACTCCTTATACCAACACACCGGACCTAAGCCGCGCAATTGCACGCTTGCAAGATGGTGGTGTAGTGAAGTTCTTACCGGGTAATTATCCTCATGTTATTGTGGTAGATAAAGGCGTTACGTTACAACCCGATGGAAATGGAGACTTTACTGCTGCAGGCATTGACATCAATGCTCCCGGAAAGGAACTGATTTTAAAAGGAAAACTGACTATCAATCAGTCGCTTACGCTTACCGCCGGCTATGTGCGTAGTAATTATGACTTCGTCATGTTGCGAGCTACGGTAGTAAACGGAGGAGATAATGGCTCTTATGTGCGTGCCAAAAAAGTATGGTGGGATTTAAGTAACGGTTCGGGACTTACCACCGTGAACTTCCCCATAGGCGAAGCTGGACAGAACGAGTACAGAGGGCTTATCCTTAGAAATATAGATGGCGATGCATTGTTGTATGCTGAAACCCAAACCATACCACTTCCAAGTAATGCAGTGTTTGGAAGCAGCGTGAGTGGAACAATAGGCACGCGTTCCTGGAAGCTTGTGACGGATTTGGGGAGTATCACTACCAATGGGGAAGTGGAAATATTTTTTGGTAATGGAGATGGGGTCAATGCTTCGAACCACTTGTATTTGGCAGCGGCACAAGCCCCAGGTTTTTTAGGTACTTACGAAGCTCTTTTGCCTGCTACTACCAATACTTATCCGATAGGTTCAGTGAAGGGGGCGCATCGAACCATAGGCAGCGGCGACGCCTATTTTATACTGGTTTACAGCTGCCCTGCCGAAGGACCACCCCCCACGGTGACTACTTCTTCGCAGTTCTACGATGCCGACAACCAAGTGGTTTATGTATGTAGTGGAAGCTCGGTAGTTTTAGAAGCAAGCATCAACGACCCTACCTTTACCTATACATGGCAGCAAAGTAATGATGCTATTGGATGGACAAATATTCCGGGTGCCGAAGCCTCTACCTACACTGCTTCACAGCCGGGTTACTATCGCTATGTGGCACAAAGCCTATGTTTTACTGTTGCCTCTCCGCCAATACAACTTGTAGTCCCTTCTGAGCCGTCTGTTGTCGTACTCGATGCCGCCGGGCAAGCTGTAACTGCCCCCATCGAATTGTTTTTGGGTAATACAGTGAACCTTCAGCTACAGATTAGGGGAGGAAATGGCTTAGAGAAGGTCCTCTGGGAGCCTTCCGAAGGCATAGACAACCCCACCGGAAAAAATGTGGTGTTGACAGCAGTGCGCCCCGGCAGCACAACTTATACCGTTACTGTGCGTTACGGCGAAGGTTGTGCAGTGAGTACTACTTTTGAAGTCGTTGCTATAGAGGATTACTTCTTGCCCAATGCTTTTTCGCCTAATGGCGACGGCGTGAATGACACCTTCAAGTTTTTTGGTTTTGGAGTGTCAACCCTTAATTTCCGTGTATTCAATCGCTTTGGGCAGCTGGTATATGAAACCAACCGAGTAGAAGACCTGATGAATATCGGTTGGGATGGCAAAAGCCTCGATGGGCAAGAGCTGCCGGGTGGAATTTATATTTGGGAGCTGAACGCAAAGAAAATCAACGGAGACCCCATCACACTGAATGGGAAAACCACCGGTACCCTTATGATTCTGCGTTGA